In Pseudophryne corroboree isolate aPseCor3 chromosome 3, aPseCor3.hap2, whole genome shotgun sequence, a genomic segment contains:
- the ELOVL3 gene encoding very long chain fatty acid elongase 3 yields MEEHNLTVIQLQEYDFEKRFYDQKAITWMQENWSKSFFFSLLYAALIFGGQRVMKERKGFELRRPLVLWSLMLAVFSIIGAIRTGWYMSNTLLSSGFKESVCDSGFYRAPVSKFWAYAFVLSKVPELGDTLFIVLRKQKLIFLHWYHHITVLLYTWYTYKDMVAGGGWFMTMNYTVHAFMYSYYTLRAARIRVPRPCAMFITITQILQMVMGTFVNVLVYKWRQDGTCSSTVENIFWSTLMYLSYLILFCSFFYKSYYKRQPKSKDD; encoded by the exons ATGGAGGAGCACAACCTTACAGTCATACAGCTGCAGGAATACGACTTTGAGAAAAGATTCTATGACCAAAAGGCCATTACATGGATGCAGGAGAATTG GAGCAAGTCCTTCTTCTTCTCACTGTTATATGCCGCACTGATATTTGGCGGCCAACGTGTGATGAAAGAAAGGAAAGGGTTTGAACTGCGAAGGCCTCTAGTACTTTGGTCCCTGATGCTTGCTGTGTTTAG tATAATTGGGGCAATCCGTACTGGTTGGTACATGAGTAATACACTCCTCTCCAGTGGTTTCAAGGAGTCGGTATGTGACAGTGGATTTTACCGTGCACCTGTCAGCAAATTCTGGGCATATGCCTTTGTCCTTAGCAAAGTCCCAGAGCTTG GTGACACTTTGTTCATTGTACTACGCAAACAAAAGCTGATCTTCCTTCACTGGTATCATCACATTACAGTGCTGCTCTACACCTGGTACACCTATAAGGACATGGTAGCTGGAGGAGGATGGTTTATGACCATGAACTATACTGTCCATGCCTTCATGTACTCCTACTACACCCTGAGAGCCGCCAGGATACGTGTGCCAAGGCCTTGTGCCATGTTCATCACCATCACCCAGATCTTGCAAATGGTGATGGGCACTTTTGTCAATGTTCTAGTATATAAGTGGAGGCAGGATGGGACATGTTCAAGTACAGTGGAGAATATATTCTGGTCAACTCTGATGTATTTAAGTTACCTGATACTTTTCTGCAGCTTCTTTTATAAGTCTTACTACAAACGCCAACCAAAAAGTAAGGATGATTAA